The following proteins come from a genomic window of Phaeodactylum tricornutum CCAP 1055/1 chromosome 19, whole genome shotgun sequence:
- a CDS encoding predicted protein — MDRWIPLPSKTSSRRTPATSSNQTSSTATRNPSQTAATVPRSHRPSKSSQTRRSSRASTSPVVPTGHSSRHHEPTFASDTSWWDDATSPTLASAWDPSQFVSPKHSVHQSTNQATDSNTTTRRRTYEDAPASTGRRGVTERRSNTPVASSPLQSYWSDDDEDDDHDGRMDLHNNPFPSDAVPRSLGPVDLDAMEDELDNAFVPQSEDTSPETRHQHHPNEVYDNHGRYHDNRRDTDEDFVDRHYQPVTEKGYNNHHYQTKEGFVDQQYKMEKQYTDRHYETEEQYNDRHYESEKQYNNRHYQTEEQIDNKRYAHNGFEAETPEHQNFDHYYQQEKELQEQLEHQDWHHEAHAEPEPFVVTDTTPAPLLDTTTTSNLVFQDDEDDDDPYHPYNRAPSRTPVEVVSQTREASSSRHRPNTSPETNQSHPPRSQSYSVPDYSDSEESYQDRKFISNDEHSQESFDNRSYTNEPPVGIQPSPWASGSSPGYHEESEYESEKETEYEIAERIAQDAMETRVDELESEKYPERPTVERVLDWEAVLQKPKSTGQTGATAPYGASSSQRERRQQQQDKEKEAQVEAEKYSHRNVQEEKKEDDHALRAKKSADTPDEITLELERDAAVARASHLATDLAASHAKIDELQDHVIYLQEQLLAYQDRDQEQMNVSQHRSSLNQTLLLNQGLSSIGNMFTRPGNGSKEDARSALLRSWHSSVPKTNLTTARTATITPTKADVPQSTIDNAFPHDPFAETVNPKRSPVTPYRKLNDSKTSQMSF; from the coding sequence ATGGATCGTTGGATTCCCCTCCCAAGCAAGACGAGTTCGCGTCGGACTCCTGCCACTAGTTCGAACCAAACGTCGTCGACTGCGACACGGAATCCATCCCAGACAGCAGCGACGGTGCCTCGCAGTCACCGTCCATCCAAGTCTTCCCAGACTCGTCGATCAAGCCGTGCCTCCACCAGTCCCGTCGTTCCGACAGGTCACTCGTCCCGCCACCACGAACCCACCTTTGCATCGGACACTTCCTGGTGGGACGACGCGACGTCCCCGACCCTCGCTTCTGCGTGGGATCCGTCCCAGTTCGTCTCCCCAAAACATTCCGTGCACCAATCCACCAACCAGGCCACGGACTCGAACACCACCACACGACGCCGCACGTACGAAGATGCTCCCGCATCCACCGGACGCCGTGGCGTAACCGAACGGCGGTCGAACACGCCCGTGGCCTCGTCGCCACTCCAGTCCTACTGGagtgacgatgatgaggacgacgaccATGACGGCCGGATGGATCTGCACAATAACCCGTTCCCGTCCGATGCGGTTCCTAGGAGTTTGGGACCCGTCGATCTCGAtgccatggaagacgaacTCGATAACGCATTCGTTCCACAATCGGAAGACACGTCACCGGAAACCAGACACCAGCACCATCCAAACGAAGTGTACGATAACCACGGTCGCTACCATGACAACCGTCGTGATACGGAtgaagactttgtcgacCGTCACTACCAACCCGTCACGGAAAAGGGGTACAACAACCATCACTACCAAACCAAGGAGGGCTTTGTCGACCAACAGTacaaaatggaaaagcaGTACACCGACCGTCATTACGAAACGGAAGAGCAGTATAACGACCGTCATTACGAATCAGAAAAGCAGTACAACAACCGTCACTACCAAACGGAAGAGCAGATTGACAACAAGCGATACGCCCACAACGGCTTTGAGGCAGAGACACCGGAACACCAAAATTTCGATCACTACTACCAACAAGAGAAGGAACTGCAGGAACAGCTGGAACATCAGGACTGGCATCACGAAGCACACGCCGAGCCGGAACCGTTCGTTGTGACCGACACGACGCCCGCGCCCTTGTTGGACACCACCACGACTTCCAACCTGGTCTttcaagacgacgaggacgacgacgacccCTACCATCCCTACAACCGCGCACCGTCGCGGACGCCCGTGGAGGTCGTCTCCCAGACGCGTGAGGCCTCCTCCAGCCGGCACCGACCAAACACCTCGCCCGAAACGAACCAATCCCATCCGCCGCGCTCCCAATCCTACTCTGTCCCGGATTATTCCGATAGCGAAGAATCGTACCAGGATCGCAAATTCATTTCCAACGACGAACACTCTCAGGAAAGTTTCGACAATCGCTCCTATACGAACGAACCGCCGGTGGGCATTCAACCAAGCCCGTGGGCGTCTGGATCGTCGCCTGGCTACCACGAGGAATCCGAGTACGAGTCCGAGAAGGAAACCGAGTACGAGATTGCGGAACGGATCGCTCAGGATGCCATGGAAACCCGGGTCGACGAGCTCGAGTCGGAAAAGTATCCTGAGCGTCCAACGGTGGAACGGGTACTCGACTGGGAAGCGGTGCTTCAGAAACCCAAGAGTACCGGGCAGACCGGAGCCACCGCTCCGTACGGAGCGTCCTCATCGCAACGGGAACGccgccagcagcagcagGATAAAGAGAAGGAAGCCCAAGTCGAGGCGGAAAAGTACAGTCACCGCAATGTtcaggaagaaaagaaggaagacGATCATGCCTTGCGGGCCAAGAAATCCGCCGACACGCCGGACGAAATAACACTGGAACTCGAACGGGATGCCGCCGTGGCCCGGGCCAGTCACTTGGCCACCGACTTGGCGGCGAGTCACGCCAAGATTGACGAACTCCAAGATCACGTCATTTACTTACAGGAACAGCTACTCGCGTATCAAGATCGAGACCAAGAACAAATGAATGTCTCGCAACACCGCTCATCCTTGAATCAGACTCTGTTGCTGAATCAAGGTCTGTCTTCGATCGGTAATATGTTCACTCGCCCCGGGAATGGCTCGAAGGAGGACGCACGGTCCGCATTGCTCCGTTCCTGGCATTCGTCCGTCCCGAAAACGAACCTGACGACCGCCCGCACCGCCACGATCACCCCGACCAAAGCCGACGTACCCCAGTCGACCATCGACAATGCGTTTCCGCACGACCCCTTTGCAGAGACGGTGAATCCGAAACGTTCGCCCGTGACGCCGTACCGCAAATTGaacgattccaaaacgtcACAAATGTCTTTTTGA